One window of the Pirellulales bacterium genome contains the following:
- a CDS encoding CBS domain-containing protein yields the protein MTEMDFQLQFESETVDKCPLVEPLCLSPATTVREALQQMKQRNCAAVLICSDRRIAGIFTERDVLKMMAAGADFNVSIDQVMTPNPVVLRAQDTVGTAIAAMTHGGYRRLPIVDGDGQPVGIVKVEGILHYLVEHFPTVIYNLPPEPHYTTRQREGA from the coding sequence ATGACCGAGATGGATTTTCAGCTCCAATTCGAGTCGGAGACCGTGGACAAATGCCCGCTCGTTGAGCCTTTGTGCCTTTCGCCGGCGACCACCGTGCGCGAGGCGCTCCAGCAAATGAAGCAGCGAAACTGTGCCGCGGTGTTGATCTGCAGCGATCGGCGCATCGCGGGAATTTTCACGGAGCGCGACGTGCTCAAGATGATGGCCGCCGGCGCTGACTTCAATGTCTCCATCGACCAAGTCATGACACCCAATCCCGTGGTGCTGCGCGCTCAGGATACGGTCGGCACCGCCATTGCCGCCATGACGCACGGCGGCTACCGGCGGCTGCCAATTGTGGACGGCGACGGACAGCCCGTGGGGATCGTCAAGGTGGAAGGCATCCTCCACTACCTGGTCGAGCACTTCCCGACCGTGATTTACAACCTGCCCCCCGAACCACATTACACCACGCGGCAGCGCGAAGGCGCTTAG
- a CDS encoding CBS domain-containing protein: protein MILCGHCKTKNIDGAEDCENCGQPLDDAHLRPPRTEAERSLLGDRVSALDPKRPVTVAPAMPVGEALRLMVERKIGCVVVAEGAKPIGVFSERDALRKIDVNSAGFAARPVREFMTPNPQTLMADAKIAFAVQRMDLGGFRHLPIVDGQGDLVGVISARDILRYLTEIMSR, encoded by the coding sequence ATGATCCTTTGCGGGCATTGCAAAACCAAGAACATCGACGGCGCCGAAGACTGCGAGAATTGTGGTCAGCCGCTCGACGATGCGCATTTGCGTCCGCCGCGCACCGAGGCGGAGCGCAGCCTGTTGGGCGATCGCGTCAGCGCGCTCGATCCTAAGCGGCCAGTGACGGTTGCCCCGGCGATGCCGGTGGGCGAGGCGCTGCGGCTGATGGTCGAGCGCAAGATCGGTTGCGTCGTGGTGGCCGAGGGCGCGAAGCCGATCGGCGTTTTCAGCGAACGCGATGCGCTGCGCAAGATCGACGTGAACTCCGCGGGCTTCGCCGCCCGCCCAGTCCGCGAATTCATGACCCCCAATCCGCAGACCCTGATGGCCGACGCCAAGATCGCCTTCGCCGTTCAGCGCATGGACCTGGGGGGCTTTCGGCATCTACCGATCGTCGACGGACAGGGCGACCTCGTCGGCGTGATCTCCGCGCGCGACATTCTGCGGTATCTCACGGAGATCATGAGCCGCTAA